The DNA region ATTGAGAGAGCCCAGACCTTGGATCGGAAATTCCAGCTCCTCTCCATCCAACCTCGAGAACTCCTTCGTCCACAGGTTTGGTTATTCTGTGGCTTGCACCTCAACGACGGCCTGACAGTTGGCGATCCCTATTCGTCCTTCTCACTGAACATACGCCCACCAAAGCCCACTCTCAAACCCGCTGAAGGAACCCCCTTTCTTGGGCGGTCACTGCCCGCTTTGCGAAAGGAGCTGGACCCCAATTTTGGCTGGAGTCCCCTTATCTTCTCCGGTCCCGCTTCACCGATTTGACCGTCCATCGTGACGGGGTTAGAGGCGGATTCCGGACCCCGGGCGAGGAGGAGTGACTCCTGACCGCGCTGTGTTCTGTTCCTGACCCCCTCAGTTTCCGTCTGAGTGGCTGCAGTTCTGCTTCTGTGCCGCAAGGGGGCGATGTCGGGGCACTGGGTCTAGGTGATGAAGTGCGCCAAGCGGAGCGGGGGAGGGGCAGGCTTCCCCTGGCGCCTCTCGCCCCGCCTGAGGCGGCCCTGGGTGCACGCCCTGCTGCTCTACGTCCTCACGTTTGGGGTCGTGCTGCCCCTCCTGTGCCAGAGCCTCCGGCAGTCTTGCTACTTCAGGCAGGCGGCGCACCTCCGGCGCCTAACACAGGAGGCGCTGGAGCGCAGCGAGGCGCGGGGCGAGGAGGCGGAGCGCTACGTCCGGACGGCAACACCGCCGGGGGACCTCGGGGAGGCCCGCGGGTCCCCCCTGGTGGTAGCGGTGGTCACCACGACCCGGCAGCAGGGCGCCAGCTACCACTACTACCTCCAGGTGGTGGCGGCCTTGCACCGACTGTTGGGGGCTTGCCAGGACTGCCGGGGCTACCGTCTCCTCGCCTGCAACGTGGACCCGGACCCTGAGGGCCACCGGGAGGCGCTGGAAGCCGCTCACCTCATCACCACGGTCCATCGGTTCGGGCAAGGGCGCGGGCCAGCATGGGGCGCCGACAACCGCTTCGAGAAGGAGAAGGAGGACTACCTGTACTGCCTGCAGGAGGCGCTGTCGACCTACGACCCCCAGCACGTGGTACTGCTGGAGGACGACGCCGTGCCAAAGGAGGACTTCTTCCCGGTCCTGCGAGACCTCCTGGAGAGGCGGCTCACCTCACCCACCACTCGGGGCGCCCTCTACGTCAAGCTCTACCACCCCGAGAGGCTGCAGGGCTACCTCAACCCTGAGCCCATGCGCATCCTGGAGTGGCTGGGCCTGGGCGCCCTGGGTGGCACCTCGCTCGGCATCGTCTACCGGAAGCTCTGCGGACGGGCCTCGGTGACGCTGAGCTGGGCCGTGCTGGCCGTCTACACCATGCTGGTCGTCGAGCTGGCCGGGCGGCACTACCTGCTGGAGTCACGGCGCCTCAGCCCTCAGCTCTACTCCCTGGTGCCCGCCACCGAGTGCTGCACGCCCGCCATGCTGTTCTCAGCTCCGGCCGCCCGCCGGGTGTTGGCGTACCTGGGCGGCGTGCGGTGCCGGCCGGGCTACGCCAAGGACACGGCGCTCTACGCCCTGCTGCGGGCGAACGGCGAGACTGCATACGCCCTGGAGCCCAACCTGGTCACGCACATCGGGCTCTACTCCACCCTCCGGGGGCCCATCGCTGAGCCCAGTCTCTGAAGTGCCCCCCCCTTCAGCTTTCTGcccccaaaccccccccccctcacactttactctgtatctaaccccgtgctgtccctgtactgggagtgtttgatggggggacagtgtagagggagctttactctgtatctaaccccgtgctgtccctgtacttgggagtgtttgatgggggacagtgtagagggagctttactctgtatctaaccccctggctgtcctgtccctgggagtgtttgatggggggacagtgtagagggagctttactctgtatctaaccccgtgctgtccctgtcctgggagcacTTGGTTTGGGGGCTGGGGGTTGGTGCGCAAGTGAGGGCAAGTGTAGAGAGgtctttactctgtgtctaatccAACCCCAAAACAATCAGGGAAAAATTGAGTTCGAGGAACCTTCGCAAATGGAAAATCTGTGTGTGATATTTCCCACTTTAAAAATCATGAAGCAAATTCCGGTTAAATGCAGGCTTTTATATGGAGTGAGATTTGAAAGTTTAAATCTTTTATGcaattgtggattttttttttgttgcaagaAGCCAGATGATCCACTCGGTATGAATTTGGTGAATTGTGGAGAACTGAGCAGTGGCTTGGATTTAATTCTTGTCCTCCAATAATGTTTTCAATTGTGTAAACTGTGTGTAATATTTTCAGTGTTTGGAGCATTTCATGGCATTTGCCTTAATTATTTAAAAGATTTTGCAGCAAGCCTTGGATAATAAAGTGAACAATGCTGAAATGACTGTCGCCTCTTGCCCTTCACCACCTCGGTCTAT from Chiloscyllium plagiosum isolate BGI_BamShark_2017 unplaced genomic scaffold, ASM401019v2 scaf_280, whole genome shotgun sequence includes:
- the pgap4 gene encoding transmembrane protein 246; translated protein: MKCAKRSGGGAGFPWRLSPRLRRPWVHALLLYVLTFGVVLPLLCQSLRQSCYFRQAAHLRRLTQEALERSEARGEEAERYVRTATPPGDLGEARGSPLVVAVVTTTRQQGASYHYYLQVVAALHRLLGACQDCRGYRLLACNVDPDPEGHREALEAAHLITTVHRFGQGRGPAWGADNRFEKEKEDYLYCLQEALSTYDPQHVVLLEDDAVPKEDFFPVLRDLLERRLTSPTTRGALYVKLYHPERLQGYLNPEPMRILEWLGLGALGGTSLGIVYRKLCGRASVTLSWAVLAVYTMLVVELAGRHYLLESRRLSPQLYSLVPATECCTPAMLFSAPAARRVLAYLGGVRCRPGYAKDTALYALLRANGETAYALEPNLVTHIGLYSTLRGPIAEPSL